Within the Amaranthus tricolor cultivar Red isolate AtriRed21 chromosome 15, ASM2621246v1, whole genome shotgun sequence genome, the region TGATGGAATCACAAGCTAACTTCCGCTCTTCATAAAGCTATAAAGAACAAAACAAGATAAATGGTGCTCCTTTCATGGTGGAGtcataaaatacaatataatgcTACTATGCTTTCATTATCTTGTACTTCTATCAAGAAGAATTTATGGATTATATTTCTGTACTCTTTAACATCTTTTGTTTTAAGTTGGTGCAATAATCCGTGGCATCTTGTGTATTTTTCAATATGTTGATTGACTAAAACCATATAGCATAATTCGCTAGTTGATACATCTATGAGCATGCggcttcttttttttaatatattttttgaatttgcaaTTCCCTTAAATTGGTCtaaaatagcctaaaatcgTCTATAATTCACTTTTGTTAATCCGCAAAACGAGTACTTGTGTAGTTTAGTTGTAAGAATTAAATGCATGCTAAAGAATATTTATACTTTGTAGCTTATGATTTTAGTTTCGTGATCTAATGATTGAATTTGCTTTTGATTGATACAGTGTGTCAGTCATTCTATCTCTAATGGAATATCAGTAGTTCACCATGGTATTCTTTGTTGAGAGCTGATACAGTTCAACTAATCACTATCTTTTGGTTTCATTTCTGCAATATCTTTGAGTAAACTTCAGCATATATAATTGTTGACCATGAAGCTTCAGTCCTCCTTACAATtgacattgatccttcttctccTAATTTCCACACTCCACCTAACATTTGCTGACTTGAAGTCAGATAGGCAAGCTCTTCTCGACTTTGTTGCTAATGTACCCCATAGCCGAAATCTCAACTGGAATGTTGGTTCTTCTGTTTGCACATCTTGGGCTGGTGTCACTTGTAATAGTGAAGGAACCCGGGTTATTGCTCTCCATCTTCCAGGAATCGGTCTTTTTGGACCAATTCCAGGGGGAACCATTGGAAAGTTAGATGCCCTTCAAGTACTCAGTCTAAGGTCTAACAGTCTCAATGGGAAAATTCCTTCTGACATTGCTTCTTTACCATCTCTTCGTTCGTTGTTCCTCCAATCAAATAACTTTTCAGGAAGTATTCCCGAGTCTCTTTCTGCTTCACTTATGGTGTTGGATTTAAGCTCCAACTCCTTGAACGGAAGTATTCCGTCAAGTATTAACTATTTGACAAGGCTTATAGTTTTGAATCTCCAAGATAATATGCTGTCCGGATCCATGCCTAATCTTGAATCTCGTAAGCTTAAGCTTCTTAACATGAGCTACAATAATTTAAGTGGTAAAATCCCAAATTCACTTCAGAAGTTTCCTACTTCATCATTTTTGGGGAATCCTTTATGTGGGCCACCTCTCGACAGTTGCTCCTCAAGTAGCCCATCACCTTCTGCGGATACCATGATGTCTCCTGCAATGATACCTATTATAAGCAAAGGCGGCCGTAGCAGGAAATTGAGCATAGGTGCCATTGTTGCTATTGTAATTGCTGGCTCTGCCGTTGTGGTTCTTGCTGTGATGATGTTCTTATTATGTTGTGTTAAGAGAAACGGTGTCGAAGATAGTTCTGCTGTTAAAGGAAAAGAGTCTAATATCAAGAAGGCTAAAAACCAAATGCCAAAGGAAGATTTTGGGAGCGGTGTACAAACAGCTGAAAAGAACAAGTTGGTGTTCTTTGGCGGTTGTGCATATAACTTTGATCTTGAGGACTTGCTTAGGGCATCTGCGGAGGTTCTTGGGAAAGGGAGCTACGGTACAGCTTATAAAGCGATTTTGGATGAGGGAATTGTCGTCGTGGTAAAACGGCTGAAGGAAGTAGGGATTGGAAAGAGGGAATTCGAGCAGCAAATGGAAATGGTTAGCAATGTCGGTCAACATCCAAATCTTGTTCCTCTTCGGGCTTACTATTTCTCAAAGGATGAAAAACTTCTAGTTTACGATTTCATGCCTGGCGGAAGCTTAAGTGCCGTCTTACATGGTATGCATCCTAGACACTCTATTTTGACAGATTTACGCGCACCTTAGTACTTAAAGTTTTTACTCGGTTGAAATTCCTGCATAATTTTCTCATTGCATCTTTCTGCTAAACTTTTAGGCAATGGCTATAATGGGAAGACATTGTTAGATTGGAACGCTAGAGTAACAATTGCACTTGGAGCTGCACGAGGAATACTCCACATCCACTCTGAAGGAGGTGGAAAATTCATCCACGGAAACATCAAGTCCTCTAATGTTCTCCTATCACAAGATCTCGAAGGTTGTATCTCTGATTTCGGCTTGCCTCTTATGATGAACTTTCAAGGCATCACTTCAAGAAGCATAGGGTACCATGCTCCAGAAGTAATTGAAACAAGAAAAGCCAGCCAAAGTTCCGATGTTTATAGCTTTGGAGTACTTCTCCTAGAGATCCTAACTGGAAAAGCTCCTCTAAAGACCGCTCATGGACACATTGATGTGGTTGATCTTCCTAGATGGGTGCAATCGGTGGTGAGAGAAGAATGGACATCTGAAGTGTTTGATGCCGAGTTACTAAAAAGTCCAAATGCAGAAGAGGAAATGGTGCACATGTTACAGGTAGCACTGGCTTGTGTTGCTAGAGTGCCTGATATGAGGCCGAGAATGGATGAAGTTGTTAGAATGATCGAGGAAATCAGGCCATCCGAGTCAGATGGGAGGCCTTCTTCTGATGAGAATAAGTCAAAAAACTCCAATGTAGGTACTCCTACCCCCTGATTGTTCCCAATGTCTTTGCATTGGGGCTAATTTCTTGGATTTCTGGAGAGCAAGCTGCGTGATTTCCGTCTGGTGGAAGTATCATATCTTAAGGAGGTATGATCTTTTCTAATTTATGCAAATTTTATCACCTTTGTGCAAGTGTTTGATCAGCAGATAAAGCTTCTTATCTGGATTGATGTCAAATTGCATTTATGTAAAAAAGAGAATGATTATAATTTCTAATGAACGAATTGTGTATTGCCTTGGTCTATTGTACAATTTATGTTGCTTACTTGCTTTCTTTTGGTGGGGTGTGGGTGATAGAGTTGTTACATATTTTAGATATAAACTAGTAAGGGGGGCTTTTGATATCATGCTAATGAGTCAACTCACAAAAAACTTAAACAAATGGTTTCATTGTTGTATACTCTATCATTAAGGCTATAGGGCTGTTTAAAATCTGATACCCGATAGATCCGGATCTGGAAATTCGATTTTTTGGATTGTGAAAATCATGATCCGGTTCTAATTCGAAAAATCAGATATTAAACATTCGGATATTGGATATAATCCGAATTAGATACCGAATATTCGGTTTTAAAATTCTTATTGAACTTAATAGTTGGAGGCTTCATTAAGGAGGGGGCATCATAGTTGATGTTGTTGCTAGGTAGGTAAGCAAGTTAAATCAAATGTAACTGATTcgactaatttaaaattatccaAATTCGAGGAAAATATTTACATTGAATTCGATTATATAGTATGAATCTAATTTAGAGACGGACCAGAGTTGTACCTCATAAAAATCCGTGACCCGACTCTGACTCCTACTCAACTTGATTCGACTCCGACTCTACTCAACTCGGCTTGACTTGACACTCGACTCTGAATTCAAATTTATgccatatttttaatttgaacaaatttgaacttcaaattaaaaataaaatgaaaataagtttatttaaatcaaatttgCAACCTTGTCATTTGAGTTATAGATTAAATGTCAAATTTAAGTACAAAGTCTTAACTCGATTTGTGTTTCATATTAAGTTAAGTTCACAAAACTTATGTTTTAAtatcatttaataaaataatactcaaaGTTTTAAACACAATGTTTTTGGTTTCATAATCAAATATTAAAAGAGTGATTAGGTGAATTATAGTCAAAGTTGTTCAAAGTATGAATTTAACTTAATAGAAACAATTCTTAGAATCGAATCGTAGAATAGAATAATTTAAGaattttgcaaaaataaatgAAGGTTTAAAGGAGTACTATATCTCTTTAGAGGGGTGAATAAAGAGCGAccgatttttatttttctttgaaataTGATTTCAAGACTTTGTATATATGTTGCTTCAAATAGTTTTCCAGAGAGTATTCTTAGGTGGATTTTAAGTAACTTGTAAATAAACAAAGTAAAATGCGGAATTTAATGTAGACAAAACGTAATAAGTTGTTATCAAAGTTTGACTACAAATATTCTACTCCCCCGTTTATGGATTTTTGCAACCTTTAGGATTCAACCTTTTTTATTAATTGGAATTCTAAATTACTAAGAAAATCTACTTATTTCTCACACACTAAGTTGTTCCCCAGAAGAACTAAGAACGATCTATATGTTCCCTTATTAATAAAAGGTAAACACCCAatacataaataagaaatgTGAATACTTTACAAAGTATTCGAAACCAAAaggtttttattaaaattttaactctCTAAACTTATAAGATCAAAACAATAATGAGAGctaaacaaatgaagaataattATCTACAAAATACTCCATCCGTTCCTTAATGAAGTTTCTACAAAGATTATtcacgagaattaagaaaaattagaatcttttagatagtgcatatattattttgttaaataatgAATTTGATACACGAAAAGTtggagaccataaacattaaaaaaatataaaaagaaagtaagtgaaaaaaaaatatatggaccACAAGTCCacaactaataattttttttttataaagttagtgggaaacatgtgaAGAttataaaagaatataaaaatgttaaaatgaaattagtggAAGATATATAAGGATCacaaacattataaaatattaaaatgggtTTGAGCAATGTTatttttgtgcaaaatttcCGGACTCAGTCTTGTGCAAGATATTTGGAGTGTCCTTTAGCtttatttttatgcaaaatttGTGATGGACATTTGATAGTAGATGTGTTATAGATTCTATGTCTTGTTCTTCTCTTGAGTATGATGATTAGTCTTAATATAAAAAAGCCTCGTTATAGCGATTGGAATATAAACTCATCGTCACCatgtttttgaaaatttgaaaagaatagCAAATTAATATCAAAAATTCAACAAGTAACTTCTaaacttaattttcaaaataagtattttccGTCCAGAgtatatatttggggttattcACTATTACCAACAGCGAACAAAAGAAatttggtcaaaaaagtcaaggtttttgttcgctgttagtaacagcgaataaagaAGTTGACCATTTTTGACCAAacttctttgttcgctgttatcaACAGTAAACAATTAAGAGGCAAATTAGGCGGACTTGCTTGTTCCAATTTTAATTGCTATTTTTTTGGCCATTTCAAATTTTACAAGactgatttttaagcttttaattattaacttttctattttatttcctaaagaTTTGGTAAAGCTGATAATCATGGGATTAAGGGTGATTTTATTCAATGACCtaatactaatttaattaaaactcaaaaattaacttccctattttatttcctaaaaatttggGAAAGTTGATAATCATGAGATTAAAggtgattttattcaattattgAAAGTTGATAATCGtagctttttaataattaaaagcataaaaattttaaattttaattgctacagttgttttaattaaaaccctaaaattaacttctttttttatttcctaAATAGTTTGGGAAAGTTGATAATCATAGGCTTAAGGatgattttattcaattatagaaagttgatgATTGtagctttttaataattaaaagcctaaaaatCAGCCTTTTAAATTTGACATGGCCCAAAAAATAGCAATTATAATTGGAACAAAAATCAGCCTCGTAATTGTTTGCTGttaataacaacaaacaaagaagCTTGGTTAAAATGGTCAaaatctttgttcgctgttactaaccgCGAACAAAAACCGTGAATTTTTTGACCAAActtctttgttcgctattagtaacaacgaacaattcCGAACCTGCACTCTAGAAAAAaagtgcttattttgggaattaagtttaaaagttgcttatttttaaattttttaaattatttaacctGAAAAGTTTGTCTAAACAATAGGAATGATTTTAACTATAATTGATAGGTGCAAATTTTAATGAGCGCAAGCGCACAGTTAACGTGTAGTCgtgggtcgaacacaaggaggcGAGTTAATCAAATTGTTTGTTTTATGACTACAAGACACGAATCAAGAAGTAATGTGGTCGAGAAACTAGTACTACGATGGAAAAACTAAAGctaaaacaatgattaatatgaagatgaatatgataTGACAAGCTCTAGGGTGTCGGGCGTCAACTAATTTTAACATGGGAATCGATCACTCTCATGATTGTATGAGATTGAGTTATTAACATAATCAAatgtgatctaattaatctcaagctttTGCTCTATTGATTAATATTGATTTAAGGCCAAACGagtgttaatcctcaaacttccattttattggctaaactagtaggaatttaacttaaatatatctcaatcctaaattaatcctaatcccaaacttccattttattgaaaaggttaataaagatatttaaaccgAGATTCATTAAGCGTAGATTTAATTATAGACCCAAAATTCACTCAATCAATCGATAAAATGTCATCCCATGCTTCGAATTAAGGATTATACACTAACCCTAAGGAAGAAGATTACTCACTAAACATGATGGTAAATATGTAATTCATATAAATGATGAcctaatagaaataataaacataaaacgATGAATGATTTCAATGTAAGagataaataataaagcaattaacaaagaaaacttactaaTTACGAAGAACGAGAATGTAAATTGCAAGAGGAATTAATGTAACAACGAAGTTTTGCACCAAAAgtttaaagaacaaaaataattctccaattaattaattaaaactacTACTAAAAACTGATAAAAACCTCCGCTTAAATAAAATAACTGCTGCTATAAATAATGGTTGCAAAAATAACTGCTCGAACGCATGGCGAAGACTCGTGACATCAggagcgacgagtcgtcgctttGCTACTGCCTGGATTATGTGACTTCAATGAGTTGGCGACGAGTCGCGACAATATTGGGGACAAGTCGTCGCTCAGTCTCTGGACTTCAATGCTCAGATCAGAATGtatgcgacgagtcgtggcatcAAAAGCGACGAGTCGCGACTTTGGCACTAGACTATATTGCTGAGATCAGTAAGTGCGCCACGACTCGTGGCATCTGGAGCGATGACTCGTCGCTTTTGTTCTGGACTGCAATGCtgagcgacgagtcgtggctttTTGGAATGGTTTAGGTACGACTCATTTCTTCCCCTTGAAGCTTGTTTGGTTGgatctcttcacttcttttaGGGTCTTGAGCCATTTCTCCAGGCCTTCACCCTCTTATCACCTCCGGGACCTAATAAAACATCGATTCTACctcaaaaattacataaaatacatTATTGAGCATATGAGGCGAATATGTCAAATATCACCTACAATACTACCTAAAACTCACTAAAACATCACATAAGGAGTATGAATTTAACACAAATGAGTGCAAATAATTGCtattaatttaactatttattctcttataatttttatgtttgggaaaatatcaatggtacccctaaatttttgcactttatcaatggtactcctAAGTTTTTCCGATTATCGATGGTACTCTCGTGTTATTGAGTGTCTTATAACCgtaaccttttctaatttttttccgTTCAAAATCGTCCAAAACcattaactttttctttttattttatttttttaatgttttaattgtaaaataaaagaaaaagaaaaaacgtTAAtggttttgaacgattttggacggaaaaaattagaaaaggttacgattgtaaaacgctcaataacACGAGGATATCATTGGTAATAGAAAAAACTTAGATATACCATTgatgtgtgtattttatatattattttctaccatgcccccattgtattttcatagcatttctcgcgtattttgctcaattttctattggtttttatgcttggttggagtgtttgtttcttatctattttgtaggtacaaagcttTAATTATactaggaatcgactcttggagcgagatttgcaagttggaaggtcataagctactcaaaggtcatttttgtgctgaccaggtctcatacccgagtgggtttcctcatacccggccgggtgagcctctcatacccgggtgggtttccacatacccgaccgggtttgcacttgatacttagaagaatttgaagacgCTATTTGGAGGAAAAAGTTGCCACACACACCCGGCcaggtttccacatacccggccgggtgagcctttcatacccggccgggtttccacatacccggccaggtgagcctctcatacccgggcgggtttccacatacccggccaggcttccattgaagattaaaatgctttgctgcgtacccgggcgggtttccacatacccggccgggtcaagcagttattttttttttgtaacttctcatatcctccgatctcttttaagggggatataaatagcttttgagggGAATTTTTGAGACagttttttttctctgttttgagGGCTTGGTATTGAAGGGATTTCTGATATTACTTGCCTTgagggattgttaatcaacatTTCGATATTGTaatcttaattatattgaaggtattagtttcaattctaatttcttattcttgtttatcgttgttatctttgaatgtttgtttctacattgaatttgaatttgattttctccatggatttcattgttgaatctcttgttagttttaatatgcttagtgagtagttttatttctagggcttggtgaaactatgcaaaaggtcatgatttttgtttgattttaggatttaaatttggtttgtctaggcgattcaattgatgggatttatattgattgcatgtttggccaatttgcaagttttattcgctcaattctatgagcgagagttgcgagtttgagtgaatgatttccttctttgaacaattaagctttaatcgcgatagcttgttttattctataagcgagagttgcgagtttttttctcttatttttatgAATTGACAAACATAAAAGGATATACACTAATTAtatcatataataaataatttagtaAAACAAACACACCAATTAGATACAATATCAATGATCCTTAGTAAATTAAAACAATGCCAAAACTGAAAGACCTAATTATTTCATAATAGCAAATGAAAAACtcaaattttaacatttaataatttaaaaattatcaattatgAACACTAACTCAATCATTAATAAGTCAGTAACACCGAATAAAATCAAGCCTCAACTAGTAATCATGATAATTAAAATAGCTCAAGGGTAGCAGGAACTTTCAAATAAAGCTAAAAATCTCAACTCTCATGCGTGTTGTTCATAAAATGGTATATTATGGTCAAGAGTCTcaatttaatcattaaaaagcaaaaaaaggtaaaaattaAGGTCCAGGAATATAGTGGATTGGGTGGGCTAAGGCCAAGTAGAAATTAAGGTAGAATATTCCGATTCTACTAGCGGTTCTACAATTCTAACGATTCTAATTGCGATTAAGAATTTAAGGtacatattttctttgttaagttgtatttgaaagactactttattatttttttatatttttaaatcatcaGTATAATATCGATAAGAATAAAgcttgataacaataataatgcgAACTCTGTCGGAGGTCCGAGAGTCAGAGTCAGAGCAaagttggagtatgcataattcGGCTCCAGTGAAGGTGGAATGAAAAACATAATTTGAGTTTTATCCAGAGCAAAATCGGAAGGTGAATAATCCGAGATGAGTCCGACCTATTGCCATCCCTAACTATTTTTAGAGAGACAAAAGGTTGAGAGAATATAGTCTTCTTGTAGATGGTGATAATTAGATCTATGTAACACTGGTGGAAGCCTTCAACCACTAGATCAATAATATTTCAGTTAGATGCCTCAATGGGGAATGATCTAGTCGACTTGCCTAGTTACGAGTCGGTTTATGAACGTTTATTTGAGTTATCGAGTTTGCATCGGATTGATGTCGATTTAAGTTCAGTTCGAGTGTCAATTAGGCTTAGATGTCATCAATCAAtaattgatttggttttttCGAGCAGAGGTTGGTTTAagtcttatttttttagtataaatgAGTTACAGGCTACTATCGGTCGATTATGTATCAGATTGAGATGATAGACAAAATTATATTTGGTTTAAATTGGAATTTGTATACTTAAGTTGTTACTTTTGATACGTATATTATAGTATGATACCTTGACTTGttttattgtaaattaaatgttaaattcTATCATGTTTatcaaatttgattaaaaatagtttaataaTACACTGATTATTGATTGTTAGCTCTAAATATGTAAACTTAAGTATTTGTAAAAGTTAATTTATGAACATATCTATCACAATATTTAACTAACtattaagataatataataacatatgAATTAATTATACTTTAAATTCAATAACTAAATGACTCAGTCTATTAGAGGAAATAAATTAAAGCTAGTGTAAACTATATTGTAGCCGCATAGTTATTACTGAATTATTATAGTGAATAAAGCTCGATGTAGttgaattttttatgtataatGAAATTAAAACTAACTAACTTAAACTATTAGtctataatttgtattattaatcTATTAGATGTATAAACaatcatattttaaaatttaattgagACTCCTTATGAaactattataaaattttaattaatgtttcTTATAGTATCATTAACAATATTGTTTATATCATTATACATTTATGTGACACATTACTACACTTTTATACTTTAACTACCTATTACACTATTATACTTTAAgctaattaaaatttatcataaataataactaTATATAAGTTAATAGCCTAAGAATTTAACAAAAACACTTAATCATTTCACAATATAACAAAAGAGTTGTAAAATTTCAAATGGCAGCCTCACAATACATGTCGATTTGGCAAAACCTTAATGGCTATTTATTGCTTAGGTATTTTAATGAATGTCTACTAATTTATGACTATATAATAAGTTTACTCTCTTACAAAGCTTCTCGTACaagattaatttaaaattatctttaatagAAAGTATGCGAATCAtgcaatactataaaagaaatTGTTGAGGATTAAACATCCCGTATACATAAGATACCCAAAATACTCTTGGTCAATGGATCAAAGGTCAAATCTATAAGTCAATATTGGTCGTCAAGTCAACATTGCAATAGAGGTCAAAGTCATACGTTTGTCTCAATCTGATACCACACAACAACTTCTCAGATCACTTCCATCATGTTGAAGACACTTCACAGTATAAACACCCATTATTTAAGTAACTGTTGTCCACCATGTCACTTCCGTGATCATGTTCTCCATGAAGAAGTATTACTGAGGTAACCAACCAGCAGTTATGATTCCTGCATCAAAATCTTTATAAATAGCTTCTTCTATGAAAATGGGTTACGCAATTTTACCCTCACTCATACTTACACTTACTTTTTACATTTTACCTTTTTCGGTCTGATTTAAGCATCGGAGAGACTTTCTAGGACATTAGCCCCCGGTTTAGCCTTTCTTTGTGGTTGTAGGTACTCCACTTACGGCAGTCAGATCATTTCACTTCTCTTAAATTGAAGGTACTTTTCACTTAAAGTCCCCTTAAAAAATTCGACCGTATCCTAGCAGAAATAGTTTGGCGCCGTTTGTGGGGACGATAAGTACAAACCTTACTAACTATCTAATTCTCAACCCTGAACTTTCCAATGGCACCCCAAAACACCAACACCAAGGAAGCGTCAATGGCTCGTAGCATTGACACTTCCACTTCTCACCATGAAATTCAGGTTGTGACAAGGCAAGACCTTGACATTCTCGCCAAGAACCTCTCACAAACTTTTGATGAGTAGTTGCATAACTTAGCAAGAAGGATAATCCCTTTCGCTTACCTTCAACGATTCCACGATAGACTCTTGGCGCTAACTGATTTGGAAGAATCCATTATTGTAACAGCTTTGATAAATGGCATGAAAACTAACAAGCTGAAATTCCAACTCTTGGAAAATCAAGTCAAACAATATGCTGAAGCAATGAAACAAACTCGAAGATTTGTCACCACCTCCGATGTTTGCCATTAACTAGATCCTaattccaagaaaaggaagagtgACAAAATGGATGAAACTCAAAGGGAGAAacctcaaaatcaaaatcaaacagcAAGAAGAGGTCCCGTTCGTTCAAAAGGAGAAAGGAAATACCCTCCACGGAAACTTAGAGACGATGGTTACGACTCAAGGTTTAACCGCAACAGAAGAGACATCTTCTATGCCATCAGAGACGAACTACCTGCTCCCTCAACAATCCTTACACCCAAAAATCGTAGAAACATGGATTTATGGTGTGAATTTCACAAGGAACATGGGGATACCTTACCAATTTACGAAGGGAAACTGAACCAATTCCTCTACCGTGGTTCATCCAGAAGAAGGTATAACTAAGATCATTGGGAATATAGAAAACCTAAGCCAGAGAAAAAGTCTGAAACAAAGGAGCATTCTAGCGCCACCAATGGCGTAATTAACATGATAGTGGGTGGATTTTCTGAAGATTAATTCCCTACCTTGTGATCAGCAAGAGATAACATTCATACTTTGGTTAAGGGTTCGCCAAAAGAAAATCCCAGTTGTCCTGCCATGAACTTTGATGAGAAACTAAGCATACCTCTTCAACAACCACATACTGATCCCGTGGTAGTGACTATCAAAATCGGCTAAATGAAGTTCGCCGAGTTTTAGTAGATACTGGAAGCATGACTGATCTAATAACCATGGATTGCCTCCGTCAGATGAAATACGAAGAAAAACACCTTTAACCCATTGACAGGCCTCTCATTGGGTTTGGGGGAGGCAGAGTCAATCCTCTTGGGACATTTGTCCTACCAGTGAGAATCGGCGAAAAAGATCAAGGTCGGAACCTTGTAGTCCGCTTCACTGTAGTTGACATCAGATTCTTTTACAATGCCATCATGAGACTCCCGCTAATCAGCAAGATCAAAGATGTCATATTATCCACCATTAATTGCGCTTACAATATGAATGAGATGATGTCAAAGTAGGAATATTGAGAGGCGTTCAAAACAATCAGCCAAAACCTGCCACAAAGGCTGAAGCCTGCGGGAAAACACGAGGAGATAGATCTTTGGGGCAAAAAACAATGATCTTGCTCAAGAATGTGAACAAAAAAGAAAGCTTGAAGAAGTTTCCGTTCTAAACATCCAGATCCCACTACAAAGGCCCAAGCCCACGGAAAAACACGAGGAGATAAACCTTTGGAGCAAAGGAGATTTGATCAAAGTGGGTACAAATCTAAATAAGGAAACTAAACAAGAGATGCTCAACGTTATATCCAAATTCTGAGACATCTTTGCCTTCAATGTCTTGGAAATGCCTGAGTCCCAAAAGAAGTCATGTGCCATAAGCTTAACATCCGACCTGGACACAAGCCAA harbors:
- the LOC130800688 gene encoding probable inactive receptor kinase At5g58300, with the translated sequence MKLQSSLQLTLILLLLISTLHLTFADLKSDRQALLDFVANVPHSRNLNWNVGSSVCTSWAGVTCNSEGTRVIALHLPGIGLFGPIPGGTIGKLDALQVLSLRSNSLNGKIPSDIASLPSLRSLFLQSNNFSGSIPESLSASLMVLDLSSNSLNGSIPSSINYLTRLIVLNLQDNMLSGSMPNLESRKLKLLNMSYNNLSGKIPNSLQKFPTSSFLGNPLCGPPLDSCSSSSPSPSADTMMSPAMIPIISKGGRSRKLSIGAIVAIVIAGSAVVVLAVMMFLLCCVKRNGVEDSSAVKGKESNIKKAKNQMPKEDFGSGVQTAEKNKLVFFGGCAYNFDLEDLLRASAEVLGKGSYGTAYKAILDEGIVVVVKRLKEVGIGKREFEQQMEMVSNVGQHPNLVPLRAYYFSKDEKLLVYDFMPGGSLSAVLHGNGYNGKTLLDWNARVTIALGAARGILHIHSEGGGKFIHGNIKSSNVLLSQDLEGCISDFGLPLMMNFQGITSRSIGYHAPEVIETRKASQSSDVYSFGVLLLEILTGKAPLKTAHGHIDVVDLPRWVQSVVREEWTSEVFDAELLKSPNAEEEMVHMLQVALACVARVPDMRPRMDEVVRMIEEIRPSESDGRPSSDENKSKNSNVGTPTP